One window of the Colletotrichum destructivum chromosome 6, complete sequence genome contains the following:
- a CDS encoding Putative flavin monooxygenase FMO, FAD/NAD(P)-binding domain superfamily, which translates to MAPTIATLIIGAGPSGLCAAKTLLQHDPAAEMLIVDGRPSVGGVWSKETIYPNLKTNNFVTGIDFSDFPMDYERFGLKMYQHVPGWVMHEYLTEYAKHFGVWDKIRLNTRVVRVTRPEDGGEWRVDVEEKDGAASTITCARLIVATGVLTVPHVPDFAGSETFAAPIIHSSDLGPQADLFASPDITTVAVLGGSKSAYDAVHLAASTGHKVRWVIRRSGRGPVWVAPGFTQLGPFKVWRERLVTRRICAFMSPWLFPDFSGLECVRRFLHESAVGRVVSRAFWGLIRHDTINDCGYQTDERTKVLQPEQNQFWYGTASGILSFDDDFFEYVRNGTVQIHREDVDHLSDHRVHLGDGTTFAADLLVASTGFSSKPTIDFEPASLHSDLGIPTTSLGPKQAAFWAEADAKADAVVGARFPRLLDGPFQSPTSSKPRPFHAGASGEVQHTPWRLYRGIAPPGLAARDDRSLVFIGAFSNLANVMRLEAQCLWMLAYFEDRVAALEADRRAGRVFEETAVFQRWAQHRAPYGHGRCYPDLVFDQLPYWDMLLGDVGVETRRKAGVWAELFESYTPVDYRGIVDEWIAQNR; encoded by the exons ATGGCGCCTACCATCGCGaccctcatcatcggcgccgggcCCAGCGGCCTCTGCGCCGCCAAGACGCTGCTCCAGCACGAcccggcggccgagatgctcatcgtcgacggccgcccgtccgtcggcggcgtctggTCCAAGGAGACCATCTACCCGAACCTCAAGACCAACAACTTCGTCACGGGCATCGACTTCTCCGACTTTCCCATGGACTACGAGCGGTTCGGGCTCAAGATGTACCAGCACGTGCCCGGCTGGGTGATGCACGAGTACCTGACCGAGTACGCCAAGCACTTTGGCGTCTGGGACAAGATCCGGCTGAACACGCGCGTCGTCCGCGTCACGCGccccgaggacggcggcgagtggagggtcgacgtcgaggagaaggacggggCGGCGAGCACCATCACCTGCGCGCGCCTCATCGTTGCGACGGGCGTCCTCACCGTCCCACACGTGCCCGACTTCGCCGGGTCCGAGACCTTCGCAGCGCCCATCATCCACTCGTCGGACCTCGGCCCCCAGGCGGACCTCTTCGCGTCCCCGGACATCACGACGGTGgcggtcctcggcggcagcaagtCCGCCTACGACGCTGTCCAcctggcggcgtcgacgggccACAAGGTCCGCTGGGTGATCCGCCGCTCCGGGCGCGGGCCCGTGTGGGTGGCGCCCGGGTTCACGCAGCTCGGCCCCTTCAAGGTGTGGCGCGAGCGGCTCGTCACGCGGCGCATCTGCGCCTTCATGTCGCCGTGGCTGTTCCCGGACTTCTCCGGCCTCGAGTGCGTGCGCCGGTTCCTGCACGAGAGTGCCGTCGGGAGGGTCGTCAGCCGGGCCTTCTGGGGGCTGATCCGGCACGACACCATCAACGACTGCGGGTACCAGACGGACGAGAGGACCAAGGTGCTGCAGCCCGAGCAGAACCAGTTCTG GTACGGCACCGCGTCTGGCATCCTCAGctttgacgacgacttcTTCGAGTACGTCCGCAACGGCACGGTGCAGATCCACCGCGAGGACGTCGACCACCTCTCGGATCACCGAgtccacctcggcgacggcacgaccttcgccgccgacttgCTGGTCGCGTCGAcgggcttctcctcgaaGCCAACCATCGACTTCGAGCCCGCGTCGCTGCACTCGGACCTCGGCATCCCAACGACGTCCCTGGGCCCCAAGCAGGCGGCTTTCTGGGCCGAGGCAGACGCCAAAgcggacgccgtcgtcggcgcgcGGTTCCCGCGGCTCCTGGACGGGCCGTTTCAGAGcccgacgtcgtcgaagccgcgGCCGTTCCACGCGGGAGCCTCGGGCGAGGTGCAGCACACGCCGTGGCGGCTGTACCGGGGCATCGCGCCGCCCGGGCTCGCGGCGCGCGACGACCGGTCGCTCGTGTTCATCGGGGCCTTTAGCAACCTCGCCAACGTGATGCGGCTCGAGGCGCAGTGCCTGTGGATGCTGGCGTACTTCGAGGACCGGGTggcggcgctcgaggcggacAGGCGGGCCGGGCGGGTGTTTGAGGAGACGGCGGTGTTCCAGCGGTGGGCGCAGCACCGGGCGCCGTACGGGCACGGACGATGCTATCCGGACCTCGTGTTCGACCAGTTGCCGTATTGGGACATgctgctcggcgacgtcggggTGGAGACGCGGCGCAAGGCCGGCGTGTGGGCCGAGCTGTTTGAGAGCTACACGCCGGTGGACTACCGCGGGATTGTGGACGAGTGGATCGCGCAGAATCGGTGA
- a CDS encoding Putative major facilitator superfamily, MFS transporter superfamily, translating to MPAAEEPNKTPVDQVEHAPAHPANHRRDAAAELLGKSGASPEDRVVVSPADDARVLRRIDLVILPLMLFVYFLQGIDKSTLAYASVFGLIRDTGLVGDQYSWLGSVVYLAQLVMQFPLAWLLVKLPIGKFTSAMVAFWGVTLSCMAAAHNFGGLLAARFFLGVFEASVAPSFVAITQMWWRRREQTLRISYWYAMNGFTNMFGSLITYGLGHISSPLKEYQIIFMFFGIITVVFSAVMFLYMPDSPVEAKFLNDHDKLIAIERLRMNQQGVMSREWRWDHLKESLLDIKTWFWFALVFSISIPSGGISTFGPLIVKSFGFDSFQTILFNIPFGFVQLVSTVGGSWIATKIHKKGPVIAGLCIPPIAGCVMLMVLPTAGQQAARLTGYYLISVYPGITPLIYSWSAANTAGDTKRKCTSAFLFVGQSVGNVVGPLLYKPAEAPRYTRGLTSNLALYCVIVVLVAATSLYLAFLNRSHSRRRVAMGKSAVILDTSLYSAVEAEKMQRDQAAAAAAGRQAGQEGHEMSAAGEENAQEDVGARAFDNLTDLENEEFVFVF from the exons atgcccgccgccgaggaaccCAACAAGACACCCGTCGACCAGGTCGAGCACGCTCCCGCCCACCCGGCCAACCACCGccgcgatgccgccgcagagCTGCTCGGCAAGTCTGGCGCCTCGCCCGAAGAccgtgtcgtcgtctcgcccgccgacgacgcccgcgTCCTGCGCCGCAtcgacctcgtcatcctcccccTGATGCTCTTCGTCTACTTCCTGCAAGGGATCGACAAGTCCACCCTCGCCTACGCCTCCGTCTTCGGCCTCATCCGCGACACgggccttgtcggcgaccAGTACAGCTGGctcggctccgtcgtctACCTGGCCCAGCTCGTCATGCAGTTCCCGCTCGCCTGGCTGCTCGTGAAGCTGCCCATCGGCAAGTTCACGAGCGCCATGGTTGCCTTCTGGGGCGTCACGCTGTCGTGCATGGCCGCCGCTCACAACTTTGGCGGCCTGCTGGCCGcgcgcttcttcctcggcgtcttcgaggcCAGCGTCGCGCCGTCGTTCGTCGCCATCACGCAGATgtggtggcggaggcgggagCAGACGCTGCGGATCAGCTACTGGTATGCCATGAACGGCTTCACCAACATG TTTGGCAGCCTCATCACGTACGGTCTCGGCCACATCTCGTCGCCCCTCAAGGAATACCAG ATCATCTTCATGTTCTTCGGTATCATCACGGTTGTCTTCTCCGCCGTCATGTTCCTGTACATGCCCGACTCccccgtcgaggccaagtTCCTCAACGACCATGACAagctcatcgccatcgagcGGCTCCGCATGAACCAGCAGGGCGTCATGTCACGCGAGTGGCGCTGGGATCACTTGAAGGAGAGTCTGCTGGATATCAAGACCTGGTTCTGGTTCGCCCTGGTCTTTTCCATCTC CATCCCCTCTGGCGGCATTTCCACTTTTGGTCCCCTCATCGTCAAGTCCTTCGGCTTCGACTCGTTCCAAACAATCCTCTTCAACATCCCCTTCGGGTTCGTTCAACTCGTCTCCACAGTCGGCGGTTCCTGGATAGCAACAAAGATCCACAAGAAAGGGCCCGTCATCGCCGGGCTCTGCATCCCTCCTATTGCCGGATGCGTCATGTTGATGGTTCTTCCCACCGCGGGCCAACAAGCTGCGCGTCTGACGGGATACTACCTCATCTCCGTCTACCCGGGAATCA CGCCCCTCATCTACTCTTGGTCCGCCGCCAACACGGCCGGCGACACGAAGCGGAAGTGCACGTCGGCgttcctcttcgtcggccagtccgtcggcaacgtcgtcggcccGCTTCTCTACAAACCGGCCGAGGCGCCCAGGTACACGCGCGGCCTGACGTCCAACCTCGCGCTGTACtgcgtcatcgtcgtcctggtggcggcgacgagtcTGTACCTCGCCTTCCTCAACCGGTCGCAcagccgacgccgagtcGCGATGGGAAAGagcgccgtcatcctcgacacCAGCTTGTActccgccgtcgaggccgagaagatgcAGCGGgaccaggcggcggcggcggcggcgggacggCAGGCTGGGCAAGAGGGCCACGAGATGTCCGCGGCTGGCGAGGAGAACGCGCAGGAGGACGTAGGCGCGAGGGCCTTTGACAACTTGACGGATCTGGAGAATGAGGagtttgtgtttgtgttttAG